The region TACAAAAAATAACTTGAGGAAAACATCCCATCTGGAGTTCAGGGCTTCCTGCCATTGTGCTGCGGGAGGGGCGGGAGAGGCAAGCGCTGCACAAACACACGGGCGCACCCTTCACCCCAGCCAACACCAGCGTCTTTTATAGACTCCAGAAGGGAGGTTTGCTCCCAGGAGCCGGCTTGCAGCCTCCTTGGTGAGTAACCATCCCTCTTCCTCCATTGCCCTACTCTCCAGAGGCAGACGCTGACCTGGCCCCAGCAGTGAGCCCAGTGCAGTTGCACCCCATTGGGACTGGGCTTTTCTTTCAAGGACAGTCTCAGACCTTCTTGGGGAGCCCCAGAGGCCCCCTGCCTGGGTGCGGCAGCTTGGAGAAGCTGACAGGCCACTGGCCCAGGTGCGCCTGAGTCTAGTCCCATGTCTGCCCCTCGCTCAGCGTGCGGCCTTGGCTACGTCATGGTCTTCCGCTGGGAAAGGGGGCGATGCACCtccaagggctggaagggaaGGCCTACCGTGCCTCACAGAgatgctgacttttatttttccctgtgggtgctccccCCCGCCTCtgtcctgaggccccgccccctccccaggccctgcccccaccccacctcctcccgcCTCTGCTTCGCCCCTCCCCCAAGACCTCCCCCACCTGCCGCTTGCTGTTCTCCACCCTCCTCCATGTGGCTCCCACCAACGGCCAAACAGCTGAGGCTGATGGGTGCTAAacacccaccttttttttttctgtgggtgcttgagccccggagcacccacagagtcagcgcctgtGGTGCCTTGTGTTGTTAGGAGTGATCCCTGAGCTCTCCTGCACTGGGCAGGAGGGACTTCCCCAGGCGAGTGCTTCCCGACCCAAACGGGCTGGGACTGTACTGTCAGGGCGAGAGGCGGGAAAGTGCCTTTGGCGGCTGACTCGGGTTGATGTTGTTCTCCTTCTGCAGAGCATCCCCTGGCACAAACATCGTGCCCTCCTTGCTCCTGGGCTGACTGCCCTGTGTGCCGGGTGACTGTGGGTGATCTCCCTGCAGCCTGTATTCTGGATTTAAACATAGCTGTTCTGTTACTCTTTCCCCTTCCCGGAAGCATGGCTGCTTGGCTCCCCGGCCTGTATCTGGGGCCTTTATTTCTTCTTCCTGGACCTTGTATTAAGATAGACTTTCCCCTTTGGCCTGCAGAGCCCTTTGCTCTGCCCGCTTCAGCTCAGCCCCTGGGCACTTCCTACGCCACCACCAGCTTTGGTGTCCTCATTTGCTCATGGTTGAGTTTACACCAATGAAACACCCATTAGAGAAAGGGCACGTTACCAGACTTTATCCCTGGTGCAGCAGTCCAGAGTCACGTCAGCACACGAGGGAGCTCTGCCTGGAGACTGACACGTGCACCATTTCTAGGACGGCCAGACAGCGAACCCCCGTTTGTTGCAATGCTCCTTCTTTCTCTTTGGCTAAAAGCTGCGCCATGGCCCATTCCACCCTTGGCCCATTGAGATACACTGTGCTCATTGCCAGCATGTCCAGCCCAGCCCGTGAGCCTGAGCCTGCTTCAGGGAACAACAGAAGAACTTCTGATGCCACAGCACGGGGCCTATTTACCATGGTTGTTACCGAGCAGCTGACATTTCAAGGCAAACCTTCCAGTTTTACACCATGACTCTTGACGTCACTGCAGTGCAGTTACTCCTGGTGTACACCAGCGtgagtagagaatcaggccctctgtttAGATAAATACCAAAACCTCCTTATTTACCGTGTTTCCCACCCGTTCACTCCATGTGCTTCATTGCTAAGTCACATTCGCATGTAAAAATAGCGTCACTGGCCATTAAGAGTTTCCGATACTCCTCTGCTTGCTCCCTGCTTGGCATTACGTTGCATTAACATCATCCTGTCCTGGAGATGTCCCAGCAAGTTGCTGTGTAGATGACTACACTACCGCCAGCCAAGGACTCTCACATGAGATGGGGAACAAGCCCTTAGCAGCAGATGACCCCCCCGACAGATACATGgatggtgagggagggggaaaagggctGAAATTGAACAATGAGCTGTAGTGCTCTCTTGACACCCCCATCTCTGAGTCCCTTGCCCAAAAGACggccaggccctgcagcctgcGTATGGGAACAAATCCTCAGGCAACTGGGGAGTCGTGTCCCCTCCCTACAACCTGGGGTGGTCTGCGGAGCCAACACAATGGAATAGACTCTGCAAAGAGCCCACACCTTCCCCTCTGGGCACGAAAGGATAGGAAAGGACCAGGTAGTGTCCTGCAGACAGTGAGGAATGccgggcctgatcctgctgcccAGGAACCTCATAAAGCAGGATCAgtctctccctcctcttctccccctccctgccccgcccacAGGGTTGGGAGGTCACTGTTCCAGCCAGCCACAGGCTTCCATGGGGAGTTGCCACTGGCCTGCAGCCCAGCATCCCTGATCCATATCATGGTCTcatggggaagccagagggcatGGCCCCAGGAGTGACAGCTGGACCCAGGGGGGCACAGTTCACTGTGGGTCCTGCTGACTCGGGAGAGCCAGGGCTGTGATTGATTTGGGGACCGGGTTATCTTTCCCCTTCAGACATGGATAAAAAGGGCAGACTCAGCACCGTGCCCCAAGCACGGCAGGGCTTCCTGCAAAGGGCAGCACATGGTAAAATAAACAAGGAAGAGGAGCCGCTCCCAGTGATGAGAGCAGGGAACATCTCAGCTAATAGCTAGCATCCTGCCAAGACCCCggccctctcccccaggcccagactgaggagctgcagctggggaagcGCCACCTGGGGACTCCGGAAGGGAAGCATCTTTTGCagggctttccttgcacaagccTGTTTTTGTTGGGTGTATGGGAAAACAGCCACTGAGCCCATCATGTGTGCCAAACAAGCCCAAGGGAGGGAGACACTGCTTCCGGAGGCCTCCGAGATCCCGCTGGCTTTGGGGTCCCAGACTATAATGCCAGGGACTTCATGTCCATCAGAATCATTCTGGCTACAAGGATCAGGACTCAGCAGCCAttgctgggtggggggcaggatttctaaagagctcagctcccacgTGGGCATGTCAATAAGTGGCCTGTACTGCCTATCCAAGAGCTCAGGGATAGAGGAGGAGAGATGGGTattaaggaaagagagagaaactacAAGGAACTAAGCATGTCGGGTGCTGAGCTCTGCTCCCATAGCTAGGATGTGCAGGGCGCTGCACGGACACAGAAAGACCTGCCCCCAGGAACCCCTAATCTAGGACAGACGGCAAACCACCCTGAGATGCCGGTGATGGGCAGGGgcccaggagggagggaaggggctcccagcccttcaggGCAAATGCATGAGTTAAGTCAACTTGTTTAGAGAAGGTTAGCAAAGCTCCACCGAGCAGGAATAAAGGGGGCATAATAACCCCATGCTGTTCCTGTCATTCAAAGGCAGCAGGGGCACATGGCTTTCATTCCGGGCTTGCTGCAGGCctgggctggagtctggattttaaTTGCTCCCTACAGCCAGGGTCTGCTTTTACGCAGCAATGCATTTACTGAATTACGGAATACATGTGAACTGGTCCCCCAGGGCCAAGAAATAACCAGAGAGTGAGAGCCGCACCACGCCGTCCCGCGGAGGAGGGAGCGGGATGCTAACAATGGCTATGCATCACTTTACAGCtttgggggcctgattttcaaagagggGGGCAGTGATAACCCTAAATGACCAGGCACAATGGACTCCAGCCAGTGCCCTGTTCTCAGACAAGGTGGCACATACAGGTCCCGGTCCTGCCACCAGAGACATGGGGCTGGCAGGATCATCCCCGGTGAATCCGATCGCAGGACCGGGGCTGTGCACGCTATTGGCCTGagtttcagaggggctgagctccAGCGGCTGCCCTTGGAGGGCATGAAAGCCAGTGGTGCTGCGCATCAGGCCACAGTTTGCACGAGTGCCTTCAAGGACCTGCTGCAATCCccacaatttaaaattaaaagcaattaAGTCCAAAGCCAGGTCAAACACCAACacgcctcctgcccctccccccaccgtacCAAGCCAACCTAGCCATTAAAACTCCAGTAGCCAGGCACTAGGAATAACAGACTCCTCAGATCTGGGGCCACGCCTTGTAGAGTGCCCCCTAGGAGTGCTTAGCATATTAACAAGGAGAAGGCTCCACCCAGCTTTCACTAACCATTTGCTCTAATCCTTAGGATAAAGGCTCCAGAAACAGATTTATCTTCTTACCAGCCACCTTCCCCTTATCACCCGGATCCTGTGGCTGGCAGCCCTTAGCAAAACACTGACcaaggaaagaaaaaacccaTGTGCTTCTCCCAGTGTTGAGAAAACACATTAAGGCCTTGGGTCCCCCGGGACGGAAAGGGAACAGCAACCCTTTCCTCCCTGCAACAGCCGGTCGAGGAGGGGCTGGACCAGCATGCACTTGGAAGGCAAACAGTCCTTCTGCATGTGGGTGTGATGAGTGTATGGGAAAGGGCAGGACACAGGTTGTGTGTGGCTAGTTGTGTGTTGGACGCACTAAGATGTGGGCGTGCTGTATGTGCAGGGTTATGGCCTTGCCCACGCCAACCTTTTCCCTCTCAAACCCCTTAGCACTGCTGCCTCGGTTCAGATGGGAGCAGGCTTGGTCAGAAAAGTGGTTGGAACCACAGCCCTGTCTGCAGTAATTCTCCCCAGCGCTGCTCCTGGCAGAGCTGAAAGAGCAGTGCCGAAGAGGGGAAACTGTAGGGCAAAAGGCTAGTTTAGATacagtctctgtgtgtgtgatcgGGGGAACGTATATGTGGagcagaatgggggggggggtatctgGGTGTCCGTGCCGTATGTACatatgaagtgtgtgtgtgagacaaggGGTGTTGGAGCCCACGTGGCGTGGTTTGGGTGGTTGTACACTGTATGCGTGCCTGTGGGGAgctggagagtgtgtgtgtggcagcTACCTGCTGTGTGGGGGGATCAACAGCGGGAATGAAAacgtgtgtgggagggggttgaatGCACCTGTGTGATGCGGGGGGGGCGAGTGTATGTgttgtgggagaggggagaatggGTGCGCCTTGGAGTGGGTGTGCTGTGAAGGGTGGATTTGTTTGCTTGTGTTGGGAGATGAATGTGTGTGTTAtgatctgtctgtgtgtgtgtgttatattgtGCGGAGATATCAGGGTATGTGCTGTGTGTGGGTATGTGGGGGCGGATATGAGGGTAtgtgttgtgtgtgggtgtgttatGAGCATTTGTGTTGTGTGTAGTTGTGTGATTTCTCGAGGTTATATATGTAAGACTTCCCCAtggcagatgtgtgtgtgtgtatgtgtgtgtgtgtaagagagagagagagagtcagtctAAAGGAcagtatgtgtgtgagtgtgtgactcCCGTGGCATGTGTGTGACTCCCATggcagtgtgtgagtgtgtgactcCCGTGGCATGTGTGTGACTCCCGTggcagtgtgtgagtgtgtgactcCCGTGGCAGTGTGTGTGACTCCCGTggcagtgtgtgagtgtgtgactcCCGTGGCATGTGTGTGACTCCCATGGCAGTGTGTGTGACTCCCGTggcagtgtgtgagtgtgtgactcCCATGGCAGTGTGTGTGACTTCCGTggcagtgtgtgagtgtgtgactcCCGTggcagtgtgtgagtgtgtgactcCCGTGGCATGTGTGTGACTCCCATGGCAGTGTGTGAGTGTCTGACTCCCGTggcagtgtgtgagtgtgtgactcCCATggcatgtgtgtgagtgtgtgactcCCGTGGCAGTGTGTGTGACTCCCGTggcagtgtgtgagtgtgtgactcCCGTGGATGTGTGTGACTCCCATGGCAGTGTGTGAATGTGTGACTCCCGTGGCAGTGTGTGTGACTCCCATggcagtgtgtgagtgtgtgactcCCATGGCAGTGTGTGACTCCCGTggcagtgtgtgagtgtgtgactcCCGTggcagtgtgtgagtgtgtgactcCCGTGGCATGTGTGTGACTCCCATggcagtgtgtgagtgtgtgactcCCATGGCAGTGTGTGTGACTCCCGTggcagtgtgtgagtgtgtgactcCCGTGGCATGTGTGTGACTCCCATGGCAGTGTGTGTGACTCCCGTggcagtgtgtgagtgtgtgactcCCGTGGCATGTGTGTGACTCCCATggcagtgtgtgagtgtgtgactcCCGTGGCATGTGTGTGACTCCCATGGCAGTGTGTGTGACTCCCGTggcagtgtgtgagtgtgtgactcCCATGGCAGTGTGTGTGACTTCCGTggcagtgtgtgagtgtgtgactcCCGTggcagtgtgtgagtgtgtgactcCCGTGGCAGTGTGTGTGACTCCCGTggcagtgtgtgagtgtgtgactcCCGTGGCAGTGTGTGTGACTCCCGTggcagtgtgtgagtgtgtgactcCCGTGGCAGTGTGTGTGACTCCCGTggcagtgtgtgagtgtgtgtgtgtgcagtcaCACAAGAGGGATCCTCCCCTGCGGCGTGTGTGCATTCCAAAGGCACCATGTTATCATAAGACTCAGAGACAAAggctccccacccccgcatccccagagcaggggtggctgggcccACAAGGTGGCTCCTACCAATGCCAACAGATCACCCCAAAGCTCCCCTCCTCTGCGGGTGGAATTTTAACTCagcccctccagctcctcacTGGTGTCTATGCCCAGGGAGTAAGGTGGGGGGTGACCTTGTGTTGAGGGTGAGTGCATGTGGCTGTGTGCTGCCTGTGGAgggaaggagtgtgtgtgttgtTGCTTGTGTGTGCTGTTGACACTGGGGCACGTGTACCTGCGAGCTGTTGTTGCTGGGGGTGTGTAGGTGTACACTGTTGTGTGCGcttgctgctgagggtgggggtgtgtgcaGCCCGCTATTATCGCTGGTGTGGGTATGCGCACTGGTGTCCGTGTGTGTGCACGCTCTGCGGGTGTGTGCTCCTGTtgctgctgtgtgtgtctgtgaacCTGGGCTGGTATTCAGTTCCATCAGCACTCAACGGGGCTGGCCGGAGCCACCGCACCCGCCTCTCAACCCAAGCGAACAGGAGCCCACCTTGTTCCCTTCTGTCTCTCCTCAAGCTTCGCTCTGTgatgggaggcagggggtgggggggacacgcTGGAAGGGGGGGAGAAGCGATGTGCGGGGGCGGGCTGGGATTCTGgacgggggcagggctgtgagggggggcaggggctgggagtctgGACCCGGGtgtgcctggggcggggggggctgggattctggacgggggcagggctgtgagggggggggcaggggctgggagtctgGACCGGGGtgtgcctggggcggggggggctgggattctggacaggggcaggggtgtgcgggggggggcaggggctgggagtctgGACCGGGGtgtgcctggggcggggggggctgggattctggacaggggcaggggtgtgcgggggggggcaggggctgggagtctgGACCGGGGtgtgcctggggcggggggggctgggattctggacgggggcaggggtgtgcggcggggggcaggggctgggagtctgGACCCGGGtgtgcctggggcgggggggggctgggattctggacgggggcagggctgtgagggggggcaggggctgggagtctgGACCGGGGtgtgcctggggcggggggggctgggattctggacgggggcagggctgtgcggggggggcaggggctgggagtctgGACCGGGGtgtgcctggggcggggggggctgggattctggacgggggcagggctgtgaggggggggcaggggctgggagtctgGACCGGGGtgtgcctggggcggggggggggctgggattctggacgggggcagggctgtgcggggggggcaggggctgggagtctgGACCGGGGtgtgcctggggcggggggggctgggattctggacgggggcagggctgtgcggggggggcaggggctgggagtctgGACCCGGGtgtgcctggggcggggggggctgggattctggacgggggcaggggtgtgagggggggcaggggctgggagtctgGACCCGGGTgtgcctggggcggggggcagggcgcTGGCCCAGGACAGCCCGGCCCCCGGGGGTGGGTCTCCGGCCCCGCCGCAGCGGGAGGGCAGTGGCGGGAGCCCCCTTTATAGgcggcgggcggcggcggcggggcgcAGTGCGGGGCCATGGAGGAGGCGGCCGCGGACGCGCTGGGCGGCGAGCCCTACTATTACTACGGGGAGGCGAACGAGAGCGGGCCGGGCGCGCAGTGCGAGTGGCCGGCGGACTGGGAGGTCTCCTTCTCGCTGCTGCCCGTGCTCTACATGCTGGTCTTCGTGCTGGGGCTGTCGGGCAACGGGCTGGTGATCTTCACCGTGTGGCGGGGCCCGCGGGCCAAGCGCCGCTCCGCCGACACCTACATCGGCCACCTGGCGCTGGCCGACCTGGCCTTCGTGGTGACCCTGCCGCTGTGGGCCGCCTACACGGCGCTGCGCTTCCACTGGCCCTTCGGCTCGGCGCTGTGCAAGCTCAGCAGCTACCTGGTGCTGCTCAACATGTTCGCCTCCGCCTTCTGCCTGGGCTGCCTGAGCTTCCAGCGCTACCTGGCCGTCGTGCGCCCGCTGCCGCGCCCGCGGCCCCCGCGCCCCCGCGCCGCCGCGCGGCTCCCGCTGGCCGCGCTCTGGCTGCTGGCCGGCCTGCTGGCCCTGCCCGCCCTGCTGCTGCGCGACACGCAGCCCAGCGCGCCCGGCAACCTCACCGTCTGCGACATGGACTTCAGCGGCGTGGCCAGCCCGCAGGCCGAGCGCTACTGGCGGGGCGCGCTGGGCCTGGGCACCACGGCGCTGGGCTtcctgctgccgctgctgctcaTGACCCTCTTCTACTGCTGCATCGGCGCCACCGTCAGCCGCCACTTCCAGCATCTCCGCAAGCAGCAGGAGAAGCGGCGGCTGCTGCGCACCATCGCCACGCTGGTGGTGGTGTTcgccctctgctggctgcccttccaCCTGCTCAAGGGCCTCTACGTGCTCAGCGAGCTGGAGCTGCTGGACCTGCCCTGCGCCTTCCTCGGCCTCATCGTGCTGCTGCACCCCTACGCCACCTGCCTGGCCTACATCAACAGCTGCCTCAACCCCTTCCTCTACGCCTTCTTCGACCTGCGCTTCCGCGCGCAGTGCCGCTTGCTGCTGGGGCTGCGCCCGGCGCTGCGCGGCCCggccggctccggctccggctccggctcctccACGCTCAGCGCCCAGACGCAGAAATCCGAGCTCCACTCCCTGGCCACCAAGGTGTAGCGCCCGCGGGCGGGCGGCGCACGGGGAGCCCCGCGCCCCAGACTGACGCACTGCCGGGCTCGCAGCCCGCCCACGCTGGGTGAGGCGCCGCCGGGAGCTCGGCGCGGTTCGGCCGCGCTGGGCCGCTCCTGCTCCGAGGCGGCGGGATCCGCAGCAGCAGCCCCGGCTCTGGCCGCTGCACCCGCTTGGTCCCAGCCGCTGCTCGGGGGGTCCGGGTTCCCCGCCCGCCCGGCGCTCCCTGCCGGTTCGATTAGGGCCGGGAGCCCCCGGAGCTGGGCTGGTCCCTGCGGGAGGCTCCGTCCCTGTAAACCAATAAAATAGTTTTTCAGGAACTCTGCAGCGCTGGTCGGATTCTTGGTGGAGGCAGCGCTGGGGGGGTCCGGTGCGGGGCTGTGAATGGGGGGTCCGGTTTGGGCTGTACAGGATCCGGTTTGGGAGCGGGGCTGTGCTGGGTCGCACGCAATAaccgggcagcccctgggcagaGAATTCCCCATCCTTGGGGCGCAGCGAGGGGAGGCTCCGGGACTGGGGGAAAGCCCCGGGCTGATCCCTTTCACTTCCCAGCGGAGGGAAGGGTGCGGGGTCCAGTCCCGGGCTGGTCAAGGGTGGATGCCGGCCGAACTGCCCTTGCCACTTCAGCTGACGATGGAAAGAGCTTCCCTGCCGGGGCAGCCCCCGCCCACCCGCCCGCAACCTGCCCGCTCTTTGCCGGGCAgcccctctccctcacctctgCGGGGCCGCTCCCCTCTGCCGCAGGATGTGCCTGGGACCGGTTCCGCCATGGGGAGCTTTAGGCGCAGGCAGCCTGGCTGGCCCCTGGGGTGCCCCTCTTTTGGGGTGACTCAATACCCCCAGGCACCCTCGCTCCCCGGGCcagctctctgcccctcccctccagcccccgggcAGTTCTGCTGATCCCACTCATACAGATCGTGTAAGAGA is a window of Eretmochelys imbricata isolate rEreImb1 chromosome 15, rEreImb1.hap1, whole genome shotgun sequence DNA encoding:
- the LOC144275712 gene encoding apelin receptor B-like, which translates into the protein MEEAAADALGGEPYYYYGEANESGPGAQCEWPADWEVSFSLLPVLYMLVFVLGLSGNGLVIFTVWRGPRAKRRSADTYIGHLALADLAFVVTLPLWAAYTALRFHWPFGSALCKLSSYLVLLNMFASAFCLGCLSFQRYLAVVRPLPRPRPPRPRAAARLPLAALWLLAGLLALPALLLRDTQPSAPGNLTVCDMDFSGVASPQAERYWRGALGLGTTALGFLLPLLLMTLFYCCIGATVSRHFQHLRKQQEKRRLLRTIATLVVVFALCWLPFHLLKGLYVLSELELLDLPCAFLGLIVLLHPYATCLAYINSCLNPFLYAFFDLRFRAQCRLLLGLRPALRGPAGSGSGSGSSTLSAQTQKSELHSLATKV